In Rhodanobacter humi, the following are encoded in one genomic region:
- a CDS encoding cytochrome ubiquinol oxidase subunit I, producing MIELSSFHASALWSHIVACYAATLLPLVVGLPPIIAIMESVYVMTEREIWRQIARYWGRLFGIALLMWAIGSIVLIILYAADPGRFTRHLHGIPGLALTLLMTPLVFGGGVFLWRLYTDWLGLGRLQHLLITWLWMLLSTLSALKIAIGYGLMDNPSGAYLDPGTLQVWIHDVPLALLNPAAQTRFVHLVGSSYLVAATLVLSASAWYLLRGRNVQIARRSMTVAASFGLAAALSLAVLGDRDGYAGSPGQQMRIAAIAGEWHVQPAPAPFVLFGIPDPDSRTTRVAWRMPWLLGLGATHSWRKPVAGLDELEAANVERIRRGLAEFMALDNKEASSRAAGSNAAKVGANPDLGYGLLLLRHVRNPLQRNGDEMTAAARDTIPDVPLLFWAFRAMALLGAYGIVLFGVAFWLASRRQLDRRGFLRLAAWSLPVPWVAGALGWLVSEAGRGPWLIDGLLPITEIQATASEMAVAAIAYTAIAGLFAAGAILSIRLVRLGPDGLKIWPVDSDATKKY from the coding sequence ATGATCGAACTTTCCTCGTTCCATGCTTCGGCGCTGTGGTCCCACATCGTCGCCTGCTATGCCGCCACCTTGCTGCCGCTGGTCGTCGGCCTGCCGCCCATCATCGCGATCATGGAAAGCGTGTACGTGATGACCGAACGGGAGATCTGGCGACAGATCGCCCGCTACTGGGGCAGGCTGTTCGGCATCGCGCTGCTGATGTGGGCGATCGGGTCGATCGTGTTGATCATCCTGTACGCCGCGGATCCCGGCCGGTTCACCCGACACCTGCACGGGATCCCGGGGTTGGCGTTGACCCTGCTCATGACGCCGCTGGTGTTTGGTGGTGGCGTGTTCCTCTGGCGCCTTTACACCGACTGGCTGGGCCTGGGGCGACTGCAGCATCTGCTCATCACCTGGCTGTGGATGCTGCTTTCGACCTTGTCGGCGCTCAAGATCGCGATCGGCTACGGCTTGATGGACAACCCCTCCGGTGCGTACCTCGATCCCGGCACCCTGCAAGTCTGGATCCATGACGTGCCGTTGGCGCTGCTCAACCCCGCCGCGCAGACTCGATTCGTGCATCTCGTCGGCTCCAGTTACCTCGTGGCGGCGACGCTGGTGCTGTCGGCCTCGGCGTGGTACTTGCTGCGTGGCCGCAACGTGCAGATCGCCCGCCGCTCGATGACCGTCGCGGCCAGCTTCGGTCTGGCCGCGGCGCTCTCACTGGCCGTGCTCGGCGACCGGGACGGCTATGCCGGTTCGCCAGGTCAGCAGATGCGCATTGCCGCGATCGCGGGCGAATGGCATGTGCAGCCGGCTCCAGCCCCGTTTGTGCTTTTCGGGATACCCGACCCGGACAGCCGCACGACTCGCGTCGCATGGCGCATGCCTTGGCTGCTGGGACTGGGCGCGACGCATTCGTGGCGCAAGCCGGTGGCGGGGCTGGACGAGCTTGAGGCAGCGAACGTGGAGCGCATCCGCCGCGGCCTCGCGGAATTCATGGCGCTGGACAACAAGGAAGCTTCCTCGCGCGCAGCAGGGTCCAACGCCGCCAAGGTCGGTGCCAACCCCGACCTTGGCTATGGATTGTTGCTGTTGCGTCACGTGCGAAATCCATTGCAGCGTAATGGTGACGAGATGACCGCCGCGGCCCGCGACACGATCCCGGACGTACCGCTGCTGTTCTGGGCTTTCCGGGCCATGGCGCTGCTGGGCGCATACGGCATCGTCCTGTTCGGCGTGGCGTTCTGGCTGGCGTCGAGACGTCAGCTGGACCGCCGCGGTTTTCTGCGCCTGGCGGCCTGGAGCCTGCCGGTGCCGTGGGTGGCGGGGGCGCTGGGTTGGCTGGTGAGCGAAGCGGGCCGTGGCCCGTGGCTGATCGACGGACTGCTGCCCATCACCGAAATCCAGGCGACGGCATCGGAGATGGCCGTCGCCGCTATCGCGTACACGGCCATCGCCGGCCTCTTCGCGGCTGGTGCGATCCTGTCGATACGCCTCGTTCGCCTGGGCCCGGATGGACTGAAGATCTGGCCGGTGGACTCCGATGCGACGAAAAAGTACTGA
- the cydX gene encoding cytochrome bd-I oxidase subunit CydX → MWYFAWFLGVGLACAFGILNAMWFELHAVDERDWAAVANDY, encoded by the coding sequence ATGTGGTATTTCGCATGGTTTCTCGGCGTCGGCCTCGCCTGCGCGTTCGGCATCCTCAACGCGATGTGGTTCGAGCTGCATGCCGTCGATGAGCGCGACTGGGCCGCGGTCGCCAATGACTATTGA
- a CDS encoding universal stress protein gives MTSGTSTRPEPAVASSKAPFHRILLPIDGSELSLHAFRIGLELAKPLCSTVVALHAVPPFNTIAYMTEFLAAAELRYSQEAPQIASRYLDTAKALAREAGVSCESHFAFGEQPHDAILKAVDEHHCDLIVMASHGRHGLDRLILGSETQKVLAGSRVPVLVCR, from the coding sequence ATGACGTCCGGAACTTCCACCCGCCCCGAGCCTGCCGTCGCGTCGTCGAAGGCACCGTTCCATCGCATCCTGCTGCCCATCGACGGTTCGGAGCTGTCGTTGCACGCCTTCCGCATCGGGCTGGAATTGGCCAAGCCTCTTTGCAGCACGGTCGTGGCGCTGCATGCGGTACCGCCCTTCAATACCATCGCCTACATGACCGAATTCCTCGCCGCCGCGGAACTGCGCTACAGCCAGGAGGCACCGCAGATTGCATCGCGTTACCTGGACACGGCCAAGGCGCTGGCAAGGGAAGCTGGAGTGTCCTGCGAAAGCCACTTCGCCTTCGGCGAGCAGCCCCACGACGCCATCCTGAAAGCGGTCGATGAGCATCACTGCGACCTGATCGTGATGGCCTCGCACGGCCGGCACGGGCTGGACCGGCTCATCCTCGGCAGCGAGACGCAGAAGGTGCTGGCGGGAAGCCGGGTGCCGGTGCTGGTTTGCCGGTAA
- a CDS encoding universal stress protein gives MFKNILLPVDDSEPSLHAARLGIALAGQLGAAVHAHHVLAPLAAVAYLSDLIRSAPDDYRREAIDRAQRHIGAVRALAEEAGVPFEGSYEFDHHPSNSIIGAVRQYGCDLIVMGSHGRTGLDRLLIGSETSRVLGCADIPVMVCR, from the coding sequence ATGTTCAAGAACATCCTGCTTCCAGTCGACGATTCGGAACCCTCCCTGCATGCGGCCCGCCTCGGCATCGCGCTGGCCGGGCAGCTCGGCGCGGCAGTGCATGCGCACCACGTGCTGGCGCCGCTGGCAGCCGTGGCCTACCTGTCCGACCTGATCCGGAGCGCGCCGGACGACTACCGGCGCGAGGCCATCGACCGGGCGCAGCGGCATATCGGTGCGGTCCGCGCGCTGGCCGAGGAGGCCGGCGTACCGTTCGAAGGCAGCTACGAATTCGACCATCACCCCAGCAATTCCATCATCGGCGCCGTCAGGCAATACGGTTGCGACCTGATCGTGATGGGCAGCCATGGCCGCACCGGCCTGGACCGCCTGCTGATCGGCAGCGAGACCAGCCGGGTGCTGGGCTGCGCCGATATCCCGGTGATGGTCTGTCGTTGA
- a CDS encoding universal stress protein, giving the protein MIMLIDESRAVPRASSQQAATPTLGFRDVLALVTSSGPWSPALLAAVEIASRWNADLTACYVPVDLREQRPAESAPAIAEPPGESEYERPDESLAFAQFALERGVAHASWAVTRTPIAPTLRHLGAWHDLAVIERDIVDAAHIFDVLAEGLLSARLPCILLPPRWSGSLAFDRIVIGWNGSFESTRALRSALPLLRLARQVVLVNGELRTPDEHSTGVAEPDPFAYLVRHGVAAKLHHIQVPPDEAGLALLRHAHVLRADLLVMGAYGRSRIRERLLGGATRHVMANADMPVFMQH; this is encoded by the coding sequence ATGATCATGCTCATCGATGAATCCCGTGCGGTCCCGCGGGCCTCGTCGCAACAGGCGGCGACTCCAACCCTGGGCTTTCGCGACGTGCTGGCACTGGTGACTTCCAGCGGGCCGTGGAGCCCGGCGTTGCTGGCCGCAGTGGAGATCGCCTCGCGCTGGAATGCGGACCTCACCGCCTGCTACGTGCCGGTCGACCTGCGTGAGCAGCGCCCCGCCGAGTCGGCCCCAGCGATTGCGGAGCCACCGGGCGAATCGGAGTACGAGCGGCCCGACGAGTCGCTCGCGTTCGCCCAGTTCGCCTTGGAGCGCGGCGTGGCCCATGCGTCCTGGGCCGTGACACGCACACCGATAGCCCCCACGCTCCGTCATCTCGGAGCGTGGCACGACCTTGCCGTGATCGAACGCGACATCGTCGACGCGGCGCACATTTTCGACGTACTCGCCGAAGGGCTGCTGAGCGCCCGGTTGCCCTGCATCCTGCTGCCGCCGCGCTGGAGCGGCAGCCTGGCGTTCGACCGCATCGTGATCGGCTGGAACGGCAGCTTCGAATCGACCCGCGCCTTGCGCAGCGCCCTGCCCCTGCTGCGGCTCGCCCGACAGGTGGTCCTCGTCAACGGCGAGCTGCGCACGCCCGATGAGCACAGCACAGGCGTGGCCGAGCCCGATCCGTTCGCCTACCTCGTGCGGCACGGCGTCGCAGCGAAACTCCACCACATCCAGGTGCCCCCCGACGAAGCGGGCCTTGCCCTGCTACGCCATGCGCATGTGCTGCGCGCCGACCTGCTGGTGATGGGAGCCTACGGGCGCTCACGCATCCGCGAGCGCTTGCTGGGAGGGGCGACGCGGCATGTCATGGCGAATGCTGACATGCCGGTGTTCATGCAGCACTGA
- a CDS encoding GNAT family N-acetyltransferase: protein MTTTTDSSGNATAGAAPAALEGNHWIESLRDGTRVLVRPLRLEDRAMEEALIRRLSPEARRFRFLGDFKVPDKAMLDHLMHVDYVHDMAFAAFAHDDGELREVGISRYSTTGDDRQCECAVTVADDWRHRGLAVLLMQHLIDVARKQKLARMFSIDDVGNEPMRELAHYLGFTCEPHPEDPKTVVYSLAL, encoded by the coding sequence ATGACAACCACGACTGATTCATCAGGCAACGCTACCGCCGGAGCGGCACCTGCCGCCCTCGAAGGCAATCACTGGATCGAATCCCTGCGCGACGGCACTCGCGTGCTGGTGCGCCCGCTTCGGCTCGAGGACCGCGCCATGGAAGAGGCGCTCATCCGGCGTCTCTCGCCCGAGGCGCGGCGCTTCCGCTTCCTGGGCGATTTCAAGGTACCCGACAAGGCCATGCTCGACCACCTGATGCACGTCGACTACGTGCACGACATGGCTTTCGCGGCCTTTGCGCACGACGATGGCGAACTGCGCGAGGTGGGCATCAGCCGCTATTCCACCACTGGCGACGATCGCCAATGCGAATGCGCCGTCACCGTCGCCGACGACTGGCGTCACCGCGGCCTGGCCGTGCTGCTGATGCAGCATCTCATCGATGTCGCCCGCAAGCAGAAGCTTGCCCGCATGTTCTCGATCGACGATGTCGGCAACGAACCGATGCGCGAGTTGGCCCATTACCTCGGTTTCACCTGCGAGCCGCATCCGGAGGACCCGAAGACGGTGGTCTATTCGCTCGCGCTGTGA
- a CDS encoding universal stress protein translates to MFEILVNVEEMVDSSPVVQVGLALAGRHDAYVTGLHIVGVFPSSMYLPDIMTELVTEEYQARQCDAWWMEQCRKHGLRGAWEVIRGVYVSALARRSCMADITVSQLPPSHPSHLVGMDDVTRALFSAASPMLLVPPDWNGHFSPERILVAWNSTQESMRALRAALPLLREAGMVRLIDGAQDTLPGISPPPLPVRDWLVRQGVSLQSIHPFPDASDVGEELLSHAYAMHADLLVMGAWGHSRIGELILGGTTRHVLEHARLPLLLAH, encoded by the coding sequence ATGTTCGAGATCCTCGTCAATGTCGAAGAGATGGTGGACAGCAGTCCGGTTGTGCAGGTCGGCCTCGCCCTGGCCGGTCGCCACGACGCCTACGTGACGGGTCTGCACATCGTGGGAGTCTTCCCCTCATCGATGTATCTGCCCGACATCATGACCGAGCTGGTCACCGAGGAATACCAGGCCAGGCAATGCGACGCCTGGTGGATGGAGCAGTGCCGCAAGCATGGGCTGAGGGGTGCCTGGGAAGTGATTCGCGGCGTCTACGTGTCCGCGCTGGCGCGCCGTTCCTGCATGGCCGACATCACGGTGAGCCAGCTGCCGCCGTCGCATCCGTCGCATCTGGTCGGGATGGACGATGTCACCAGGGCACTGTTCTCGGCCGCATCGCCGATGCTGCTTGTGCCGCCCGACTGGAATGGCCATTTCAGTCCGGAGCGGATCCTGGTGGCCTGGAACAGCACCCAGGAATCGATGCGCGCGCTGCGCGCCGCGCTGCCGTTGCTGCGCGAGGCCGGGATGGTGCGCCTGATCGACGGCGCGCAGGACACGCTCCCCGGCATTTCGCCACCGCCGCTGCCAGTGCGCGACTGGCTGGTCCGGCAAGGCGTGTCCCTGCAATCGATCCATCCGTTCCCCGACGCGAGCGACGTCGGCGAGGAACTGCTCAGCCATGCCTATGCGATGCATGCCGACCTGCTGGTGATGGGTGCGTGGGGGCACTCGCGGATCGGCGAGCTGATCCTGGGCGGCACCACCCGCCATGTGCTGGAGCACGCCAGGCTGCCGCTGCTGCTGGCGCATTGA